GGCTTAAACCCTCCCTTTTTGCTAACTTTTTTTTGCGGCAAGTGGTATTAAAATTTTTTCTTGTTTATGCACAAAGGGGGCAATATGATGAAGATCCTTCAAACTGTTGTGGTGAAACAAATTTTAACTGAAGATAGCAAACAGAAATTGCTTGACCAATATTTTGCACGGAAAATGCAATACTTAAAGGAATGCGACCAACTTCAATTTGAATTAAAAAGGCTTGAAAAAACGAACAAATTTGAAACAAATGGGTTAAAGAGACACTTTGAGAAGGAAATGCAGATGCGTAAAGAAAAAGTTAAGCTTCATGAGTTTCAAATTGAACAATTACATATGCTACCATTAGGCAGCGAATTAAAAGAAAAAGAAGTCCAAGCACTTGTTGATATTAATGTAGGAGATCAATGGGATGAACATTTGGGCAGTACAACTATTATTATAAAAGATGGTATTATTGCTGAGATACGATAGAGGTGAGGAAACGATATGGAAGAATGGTTTAATGTTGGAAAGATTGTCAATACTCAAGGTTTGAAAGGCGAGGTTCGCGTTATTTCAAAAACGGATTTCCCGGAGAAACGCTACAAAATTGGAAATACATTGTTCCTTTTTTTGCCGAAGTCAGATACGCCAATTGAATTAACAGTTAAAAGTCACCGTACCCATAAATCATTTGATATGCTGACATTTGAAGGATATGAAAGCATTACTGAAGTTGAAAAATTCAAAGAGGGATTTTTAAAGGTTCCTGATTCACAGCTAGATGAACTTGACGAAGATGAATTTTATTTCCATGAAATTATTGGTTGTACCGTTATTACAACAGAAGGTAAAGAGATTGGGAAGATACTTGAAATTCTAACACCTGGCGCAAATGATGTTTGGGTTATAAAAGCTGGTGGAAAGGAAATCTTGATTCCATATATTGAAGATGTAGTTAAAAAAGTGGATGTGAAGGAGAAAACAATTATCATCGAACCGATGGAAGGACTTCTATCATGATGAAAATTGATGTTCTTTCTTTATTCCCTGACATGTTCAGTGGAGTGTTTGGAGAATCAATTTTAAAAAAGGCAACTGAAAAACAAGCTGTACAATTTAATGTTGTGAATTTTCGTGAATATGCTGCCAACAAACATCTGACAGTAGATGATTATCCATATGGTGGCGGGGCTGGGATGGTTTTGAAGGCACAGCCAATTTTTGATGCGGTTGCGGCATTAACAGCGCAAACAGAGAGTGTGAAACCAAGAATTATTCTTCTTTGTCCACAAGGGGATCGTTATACCCAAAAAAGAGCAGAAGAATTAGCGCAAGAGGAACATCTCATTTTTATATGTGGCCATTATGAGGGGTATGACGAAAGAATTCGTGAGCATCTTGTAACAGACGAAATCTCAATAGGTGATTATGTACTAACAGGTGGAGAGCTTGGTGCAATGGTTGTGATTGATAGTGTCGTTCGCCTTTTACCAGATGTGTTAGGGAATGCAGAGTCACATATGAAAGATTCTTTCAGCACCGGAATGCTTGAGCATCCTCATTATACTAGACCAGCTGACTTTCGCGGGATGATGGTTCCAGAAGTACTTATGTCTGGAAATCATAAACACATTGAGGAATGGCGAACAAAAGAGGCATTGCGAAGAACGCTTCTGCGTCGTCCCGATTTATTTGAGGAAGTAGAATTAACAAAAGAACAAGAAAAATGGTTGGTTGATATAAAAAAAGAATACGAGTAGTTATTGCAGAAGGGCTTCATGTATGGTAAGATGTTACTTGTGCCTTTGCTGTATAAACAGCGGGTCTATAACGATGTTCCGCTGCAATTGAATGATGTGCAAGAGCGTCTGTTGGAAGGAGTTGAAAACGATGCAAAAATTAATAGAAGATATCACAAGAGAACAACTTCGTTCTGATCTGCCTGCATTCCGTCCTGGTGACACTGTACGTGTACACGTTAAAGTTGTCGAGGGTACTCGTGAACGTATTCAGTTATACGAAGGTGTTGTGATTAAGCGTCGTGGTGGTGGAATTAGCGAAACTTTCACAGTTCGTAAAATTTCTTACGGAGTAGGCGTTGAGCGTACTTTCCCAGTACACACACCAAAAATTGCGAAGCTTGAAGTACTTCGTCGCGGTAAAGTTCGCCGTGCAAAACTTTACTACCTACGTAATCTACGTGGTAAAAAAGCTCGTATTAAAGAAATTCGATAACACAAAGAGAAAAGAGTTTGCTCTGCAAACTCTTTTTTTATTCGATAAAACAAATGGCATCAGCTTTTGCGCAATTCGCCCCTGACCAAACAAATAATTACTAAATTGTTTCTAAAT
The Neobacillus sp. PS3-40 genome window above contains:
- a CDS encoding YlqD family protein translates to MKILQTVVVKQILTEDSKQKLLDQYFARKMQYLKECDQLQFELKRLEKTNKFETNGLKRHFEKEMQMRKEKVKLHEFQIEQLHMLPLGSELKEKEVQALVDINVGDQWDEHLGSTTIIIKDGIIAEIR
- the rimM gene encoding ribosome maturation factor RimM (Essential for efficient processing of 16S rRNA); translation: MEEWFNVGKIVNTQGLKGEVRVISKTDFPEKRYKIGNTLFLFLPKSDTPIELTVKSHRTHKSFDMLTFEGYESITEVEKFKEGFLKVPDSQLDELDEDEFYFHEIIGCTVITTEGKEIGKILEILTPGANDVWVIKAGGKEILIPYIEDVVKKVDVKEKTIIIEPMEGLLS
- the trmD gene encoding tRNA (guanosine(37)-N1)-methyltransferase TrmD — its product is MKIDVLSLFPDMFSGVFGESILKKATEKQAVQFNVVNFREYAANKHLTVDDYPYGGGAGMVLKAQPIFDAVAALTAQTESVKPRIILLCPQGDRYTQKRAEELAQEEHLIFICGHYEGYDERIREHLVTDEISIGDYVLTGGELGAMVVIDSVVRLLPDVLGNAESHMKDSFSTGMLEHPHYTRPADFRGMMVPEVLMSGNHKHIEEWRTKEALRRTLLRRPDLFEEVELTKEQEKWLVDIKKEYE
- the rplS gene encoding 50S ribosomal protein L19, translated to MQKLIEDITREQLRSDLPAFRPGDTVRVHVKVVEGTRERIQLYEGVVIKRRGGGISETFTVRKISYGVGVERTFPVHTPKIAKLEVLRRGKVRRAKLYYLRNLRGKKARIKEIR